One part of the Eucalyptus grandis isolate ANBG69807.140 chromosome 10, ASM1654582v1, whole genome shotgun sequence genome encodes these proteins:
- the LOC104422720 gene encoding AAA-ATPase At3g50940 — protein MVTPPLNDSKNPIAVAEAALSAATSVMVVQSVVRTFMPPEFQGFLFSGIRGFLSRFRSEMTMVIEQYDGYAQNELFRAAQVFLAAKQSPSMTRMRVTKSPKENHFNLAMDRNQKLEDTFHGVKLKWVFVSRQVDSGNRVHQGRNSTAKHEEQYFELTFDKKHREIVVKSYLPFLIDEAKSIKQGKKTLKLYTPGSNGPYPGASGAWSPVNLDHPATFQTLAMDLELKKKIMDDLDRFVRRREYYRRVGKAWKRGYLLYGPPGTGKSSLVAAMANYLNFDIYDLELSGLLSNADLRRLLVETKNQSILVVEDIDCTIQLQDRKSETQAANMNLMLMGYKRQYQVTLSGFLNFIDGLWSSCSDERIIVFTTNHIEKLDPALLRPGRMDLHIPMSYCTPCGFRLLSSNYLGIDHHELFGQIESAITTARVTPAEVAEQLMKCDEPEVALGDMVSFLINHKRKENEEVIEERVGRSQLVEENGRREEESSECEILEE, from the exons ATGGTGACCCCGCCTCTAAACGACTCCAAGAACCCCATCGCGGTGGCCGAGGCAGCGCTGTCTGCCGCAACCTCCGTGATGGTGGTTCAGTCGGTGGTAAGAACGTTCATGCCCCCCGAATTCCAGGGCTTCCTCTTCTCTGGTATCCGCGGCTTCTTGTCTCGCTTCCGCAGCGAAATGACCATGGTCATCGAACAGTACGATGGGTACGCCCAGAACGAGCTCTTTCGGGCGGCCCAGGTTTTCCTGGCCGCCAAGCAATCCCCTTCGATGACGCGCATGCGAGTGACCAAGTCCCCGAAGGAGAACCACTTCAATCTGGCTATGGACCGGAATCAAAAGCTGGAGGATACGTTTCACGGGGTCAAACTCAAGTGGGTTTTCGTGTCGAGACAGGTCGACTCGGGCAACCGAGTTCATCAAGGCCGGAATTCAACGGCTAAACACGAAGAGCAATACTTCGAGCTCACTTTTGACAAGAAACACAGGGAAATCGTGGTCAAATCCTATCTGCCTTTCCTCATCGACGAGGCCAAGTCCATAAAGCAGGGGAAGAAGACGTTGAAGCTATACACTCCGGGCTCCAACG GTCCTTACCCAGGTGCGTCAGGTGCGTGGTCCCCAGTGAACCTCGACCATCCGGCGACATTCCAAACACTAGCCATGGACCtggagctcaagaagaagatCATGGATGATCTCGACAGGTTTGTGAGAAGGAGGGAGTACTACAGGAGAGTTGGCAAGGCGTGGAAAAGAGGGTACTTATTGTATGGACCCCCTGGAACGGGGAAATCGAGTTTGGTCGCTGCGATGGCCAATTACTTGAACTTCGACATATACGACCTAGAACTGAGCGGGCTCCTGAGCAATGCGGATCTCAGGAGGCTGCTTGTCGAGACCAAGAATCAATCCATATTGGTGGTTGAGGACATCGATTGCACCATTCAGTTGCAAGATAGGAAGTCGGAAACACAAGCCGCCAACATGAATTTGATGTTAATGGGTTATAAGCGACAATATCaa GTGACATTGTCTGGATTCCTCAACTTCATTGACGGGCTTTGGTCGAGTTGTAGTGATGAGCGGATCATAGTTTTCACAACAAACCACATTGAGAAATTAGACCCAGCCCTATTGCGGCCAGGGCGCATGGACTTGCACATTCCCATGTCTTATTGCACCCCTTGCGGGTTTAGGCTTCTCTCTTCTAATTATCTCGGGATCGATCACCACGAGCTCTTTGGCCAGATCGAGAGTGCGATCACAACAGCCAGAGTCACTCCAGCCGAGGTAGCGGAGCAGTTGATGAAGTGCGATGAACCGGAGGTCGCTCTTGGGGACATGGTTTCATTCCTCATTAAtcacaagagaaaagaaaatgaagaagtcaTTGAGGAGAGAGTTGGTCGGTCCCAATTGGTTGAAGAGAATGGAAGGCGTGAAGAAGAAAGCAGCGAGTGCGAAATATTGGAAGAATAA
- the LOC104422721 gene encoding AAA-ATPase At3g50940-like — MVTPPPNDSKNPIAVAKVVLSAVASMTASVMVVQSVVRPFIPPEFQGFLFSGIRGFLSRFRNEMTMVIEQYDGYAQNELFRAAQVFLAAKQSLSMTRMRVTKSPKEDHFNLAMDRNQMLVDTFHGVKLKWVFVSRQVDSGHQVHQGSTVQHEVQYFELSFLKKHREIVVKSYLPFLIDEAKSIKQGKKTLKLYTPGSNGPYPGASGVWSPVNLDHPATFQTLAMDLELKKKIMDDLDRFVRRREYYRRVGKAWKRGYLLYGPPGTGKSSLVAAMANYLNFDIYDLELSGLRSNADLRRLLVATMNQSILVVEDIDCTIQLQDRKSETQAANMNLMSTGYKRQDRVTLSGFLNFIDGLWSSCSDERIIVFTTNHIEKLDPALLRPGRMDLHIPMSYCTPCGFRLLASNYLGIDHHELFGQIESVITTARVTPAEVAEQLMKCDEPEVALGDMVSFLINHKRKRK; from the exons ATGGTGACCCCGCCTCCAAACGACTCCAAGAACCCCATCGCTGTGGCCAAGGTGGTGCTGTCTGCCGTGGCCTCCATGACGGCCTCCGTGATGGTGGTGCAGTCGGTGGTTCGACCATTCATTCCCCCCGAATTCCAGGGCTTCCTCTTCTCTGGGATCCGCGGCTTCTTGTCTCGCTTCCGCAATGAAATGACCATGGTCATCGAACAGTACGATGGGTACGCCCAGAACGAGCTCTTTCGGGCGGCCCAGGTTTTCCTGGCCGCCAAGCAATCCCTTTCGATGACGCGCATGCGAGTGACCAAGTCCCCGAAGGAGGACCACTTCAATCTGGCTATGGACCGGAATCAAATGCTGGTGGATACGTTTCACGGCGTCAAGCTCAAGTGGGTTTTCGTGTCGAGACAGGTCGACTCGGGCCACCAAGTTCATCAAGGCTCAACGGTTCAGCACGAAGTTCAGTACTTCGAGCTCAGTTTTCTCAAGAAACACAGGGAGATCGTGGTCAAATCCTATCTGCCTTTCCTCATCGACGAGGCCAAGTCCATAAAGCAGGGGAAGAAGACGTTGAAGCTATACACTCCGGGCTCCAACG GTCCTTACCCAGGTGCGTCAGGTGTGTGGTCCCCAGTGAACCTCGACCATCCGGCGACATTCCAAACACTGGCCATGGACCtggagctcaagaagaagatCATGGATGATCTCGACAGGTTTGTGAGAAGGAGGGAGTACTACAGGAGAGTTGGCAAGGCATGGAAAAGAGGGTACTTATTGTATGGACCCCCTGGAACGGGGAAATCGAGTTTGGTCGCTGCGATGGCCAATTACTTGAACTTCGACATATACGACCTAGAACTGAGCGGGCTCCGGAGCAATGCGGATCTTAGGAGGCTGCTCGTCGCGACCATGAATCAATCCATATTAGTGGTTGAGGACATCGATTGCACCATTCAGTTGCAAGATAGGAAGTCGGAAACACAAGCCGCCAACATGAATTTGATGTCGACCGGTTATAAGCGACAAGATCGA GTGACATTGTCTGGATTCCTCAACTTCATTGACGGGCTATGGTCGAGTTGTAGTGATGAGCGGATCATAGTTTTCACGACAAACCACATTGAGAAATTAGACCCAGCCCTATTGCGGCCAGGGCGCATGGACTTGCACATTCCCATGTCTTATTGCACCCCTTGCGGGTTTAGGCTTCTCGCTTCTAATTATCTCGGGATCGATCACCATGAGCTCTTTGGCCAGATCGAGAGTGTGATCACAACAGCCAGAGTCACTCCAGCCGAAGTAGCGGAGCAGTTGATGAAGTGCGACGAACCGGAGGTCGCTCTTGGGGACATGGTTTCATTCCTCATTAatcacaagagaaaaagaaaatga